The following proteins are co-located in the Haloprofundus halophilus genome:
- a CDS encoding SDR family oxidoreductase, whose amino-acid sequence MDLELTDKRALLFAASKGLGRAAAAELAREGAQVAVASRDPDNLADAKDYIVEAAGVDDDDVRTYACDLTDPTDVEQTVEAAATDLGGLDVLVTNHGGPPVQPIDETDIETLDRTYELVVRSTVVALRAALPHLVEGDGEASVVNIVSATAAEPMAGDVLQAAFRPGIYALSKSLAEEYGPRGVRVNCACPRGIVTDRLEDKIELLADREDISVEAARERRAEELPVRKLGEPESFGRAVAFLASPAADFVTGETLALDGGWLDGMSP is encoded by the coding sequence ATGGATCTGGAACTCACCGACAAGCGGGCGCTACTGTTCGCCGCCAGCAAGGGACTCGGTCGGGCCGCCGCGGCGGAACTCGCCCGGGAGGGCGCGCAGGTGGCGGTCGCCTCCCGGGACCCCGACAACCTCGCGGACGCGAAAGACTACATCGTCGAGGCGGCGGGCGTCGACGACGACGACGTCCGAACGTACGCGTGCGACCTCACCGACCCGACCGACGTCGAACAGACGGTCGAGGCCGCGGCGACCGACCTCGGCGGTCTCGACGTACTGGTGACGAACCACGGCGGCCCGCCGGTCCAACCCATCGACGAGACGGATATCGAGACGTTGGACCGGACGTACGAACTCGTCGTCCGAAGCACCGTCGTCGCGCTCCGGGCCGCGCTCCCGCACCTCGTCGAGGGGGACGGGGAGGCGTCGGTCGTGAACATCGTCTCGGCGACGGCCGCGGAGCCGATGGCCGGCGACGTGCTCCAAGCGGCGTTCCGACCGGGAATCTACGCACTCTCGAAGAGTCTCGCCGAGGAGTACGGACCGCGAGGCGTTCGGGTCAACTGCGCCTGTCCCCGCGGGATCGTCACCGACCGCCTCGAGGACAAGATAGAGCTCCTGGCCGACCGAGAGGATATCTCCGTCGAAGCGGCGAGGGAGCGCCGGGCCGAGGAGCTTCCGGTCCGGAAACTCGGGGAACCGGAGTCGTTCGGCCGAGCCGTGGCCTTCCTCGCGTCGCCGGCGGCCGACTTCGTCACCGGCGAGACGCTCGCACTCGACGGCGGCTGGCTCGACGGCATGTCGCCGTAG
- a CDS encoding acetyl-CoA hydrolase/transferase C-terminal domain-containing protein yields the protein MTEADDRVGDGDDRIRDGGDDRIADGLPVTDAATAAEVVEPEDVVLVSGFGGVGYPKRVPEALADDDRDLSLTVISGGGVGGEIDDALVEAGQMARRYPFQTRNVSRSAINDREVEFHDRHISRFGDEVRLGDFGDPGVAVVEAVAVGEDWLVPSTSIGHTPSFVAAADRLVVEVNATQPRLLEHVHDVYLRDLPPNRDPIPLEEPVERVGSPKLEFDPEKLVAVVETDRPDDPYDFREPTEADDSIADNLRTFLEAELERNPTLREQICLQFGVGSLGNALMGALSEIDFGDREVIYFGEVFQDGLLDAIDEGMLSGASATSLALSLEGQERLFDDIERYAEDVVLRPADVSNNPALIDQFGVVGVNSAVDVDLYGNANATHIGGTRIVNGIGGGGDFNRNCRLGVIALPSTAAGGDISRIVPTVPHVDHTEHDHSVVVTEYGVADLRGASPSERMDALIDVAHPDFRDDLREYREQAHENDGHVPVAADTEFR from the coding sequence ATGACTGAGGCCGACGACCGAGTCGGAGACGGCGACGACCGAATCCGGGACGGGGGCGACGACCGCATCGCCGACGGACTCCCCGTCACGGACGCTGCGACGGCCGCCGAGGTCGTCGAACCGGAGGACGTCGTTCTGGTGAGCGGCTTCGGCGGCGTCGGCTATCCGAAGCGGGTTCCCGAAGCGCTGGCCGACGACGACCGCGACCTGTCGCTGACGGTCATCTCGGGCGGGGGCGTCGGCGGCGAGATAGACGACGCGCTGGTCGAGGCCGGTCAGATGGCCCGTCGGTATCCGTTTCAGACGCGAAACGTCTCCCGATCGGCGATAAACGACCGCGAGGTCGAGTTCCACGACCGTCACATCTCGCGGTTCGGCGACGAAGTTCGACTGGGCGACTTCGGCGACCCCGGAGTCGCGGTCGTCGAAGCCGTCGCCGTCGGCGAAGACTGGCTCGTCCCCTCGACGTCGATCGGTCACACGCCGTCGTTCGTCGCCGCCGCCGACCGTCTCGTCGTCGAGGTCAACGCCACGCAGCCTCGGCTGCTCGAACACGTCCACGACGTGTATCTCCGCGACCTCCCGCCGAACCGCGACCCGATTCCGCTGGAGGAACCGGTCGAACGTGTCGGGTCGCCGAAACTCGAGTTCGACCCCGAGAAGCTCGTCGCGGTCGTCGAGACCGACCGTCCGGACGACCCGTACGACTTCCGGGAACCGACCGAGGCCGACGACAGTATCGCCGACAACCTCCGGACGTTTCTGGAGGCGGAACTAGAGCGGAACCCGACGCTCCGAGAGCAGATCTGCCTCCAGTTCGGCGTCGGGAGCCTCGGCAACGCGCTCATGGGTGCGCTCTCGGAGATCGACTTCGGCGACCGCGAGGTGATCTACTTCGGCGAAGTGTTCCAGGACGGGCTGCTCGACGCCATCGACGAGGGGATGCTCTCGGGGGCGAGTGCGACCTCGCTCGCGCTCTCGCTCGAAGGCCAAGAGCGACTGTTCGACGACATCGAGCGGTACGCCGAGGACGTCGTCCTCCGGCCGGCCGACGTGTCGAACAACCCCGCGCTCATCGACCAGTTCGGCGTCGTCGGCGTCAACAGCGCCGTCGACGTCGACCTCTACGGGAACGCGAACGCGACCCACATCGGCGGGACGCGTATCGTCAACGGCATCGGCGGCGGCGGCGATTTCAACCGTAACTGCCGCCTCGGGGTCATCGCGCTCCCCTCGACTGCCGCCGGCGGGGACATCTCGCGGATCGTCCCGACGGTTCCCCACGTCGACCACACCGAACACGACCACTCGGTCGTCGTCACGGAGTACGGCGTCGCCGACCTCCGAGGGGCGAGTCCGAGCGAACGGATGGACGCGCTCATCGACGTCGCTCACCCCGACTTCCGCGACGACCTCCGGGAGTACCGCGAGCAGGCACACGAAAACGACGGTCACGTCCCGGTCGCTGCCGACACCGAGTTCCGCTGA
- a CDS encoding DJ-1/PfpI family protein, protein MDIAIVLFEGVDELDAIAPYEVFDNARAAGADVTVTLCTIDDVEEVTASHGVRIGVDRRLSDLAPDMVLVPGGQWASRGETGAWAEAERGVVPEAIAELYDDGVAVAGVCTGGMLLARAGITDGRPAITHASAVSDLRESGAEIVDARVVDDGDVVTAGGVTSGLDLAFHVVRREFGDEIADAVAEQMEYDPRGPVHAADPA, encoded by the coding sequence ATGGATATCGCAATCGTCCTCTTCGAGGGCGTCGACGAACTCGACGCCATCGCGCCGTACGAGGTTTTCGACAACGCCCGCGCCGCGGGCGCGGACGTGACGGTAACGCTGTGTACGATAGACGACGTCGAGGAGGTGACCGCCAGCCACGGCGTTCGCATCGGTGTCGACCGCCGACTCTCGGACCTCGCTCCGGACATGGTGCTCGTACCGGGCGGTCAGTGGGCGAGTCGCGGCGAGACGGGCGCGTGGGCGGAGGCCGAGCGAGGCGTCGTTCCGGAAGCGATTGCGGAACTCTACGACGACGGCGTCGCCGTCGCGGGAGTCTGTACCGGCGGAATGCTGCTCGCCCGGGCCGGAATCACCGACGGACGGCCGGCTATCACCCACGCCAGCGCCGTATCCGACCTCCGGGAATCGGGCGCTGAAATCGTCGACGCTCGGGTCGTCGACGACGGGGACGTAGTGACCGCCGGCGGCGTCACCTCGGGGCTCGACCTGGCGTTTCACGTCGTTCGCCGCGAGTTCGGCGACGAGATCGCCGACGCCGTCGCCGAACAGATGGAGTACGACCCGCGGGGACCGGTCCACGCGGCCGACCCGGCCTGA
- a CDS encoding TRAP transporter permease, translating to MRNVLILLSVVFWGIVIWYAWSQMMPRAQYGVIFFGAILELFILTELMDLAGGGRDHLVDDLKRAYGPGNRSEAALLTLCALIVAVTCVYVIMNFQELYVTRQGRAFQYEIYMAAIFTLVIIYLTWRSFGITFLSIILLGIAYGRWGMFAPGPLAHGGIGWDRLMRILVLSVDGFFGFLTQLVAAWIALFLLYAGFLKSYGAFDLIMRLAFRSARYIDSGIAQTAVLASAIIGSVNGSQTANAGMTGSFTIPLMKRNGMKPETSGAIEAVASTSGQVLPPVMGAAAFIMASLITGITYADVIVAGLIPAAVLVVTIFIAVHYVSVPQLDDTDPEKLIADPMPRSEFLTETIKYGIPLAVLIYQLGIVQVTVMTAALWTATAMLATGTLIPLLQASAGVSDETTSQSARRSVWETLDGAREGVVVLAPVAIILGAINGVVDILTATGVPTSISLTLMQLAGGQLWLAAILAMIICIILGLGMPTTASYTIVALLIAPTLINQFFLPELAAHFFVFYAAILAGLTPPIATCVAVACGIAGADFWKSCWEAIKLSAPLFILPFTFIYHPEVVSGTFDSLALTSGAFAMLGAIAMIHGINYPFAFARTISLPARLAYAVLGFVTMVHPSRTIQLFALGVVVAMYIVQAIAGRPDPVGVLRSSLGFSGDGRPQAGGAKRE from the coding sequence ATGCGCAACGTGCTCATCTTGCTCTCCGTCGTCTTCTGGGGCATCGTCATCTGGTACGCGTGGAGTCAGATGATGCCGCGTGCGCAGTACGGGGTCATCTTCTTCGGAGCCATCCTCGAACTGTTCATCCTCACCGAGTTGATGGATCTCGCCGGCGGCGGCCGAGACCACCTCGTAGACGACCTCAAACGCGCCTACGGGCCGGGGAACCGATCCGAGGCGGCGTTGCTGACTCTCTGTGCGCTCATCGTCGCAGTCACCTGCGTGTACGTCATAATGAACTTCCAGGAGCTGTACGTCACCCGACAGGGTCGCGCGTTCCAGTACGAAATCTACATGGCGGCGATCTTCACGCTCGTGATAATCTACCTCACGTGGCGGTCGTTCGGAATCACGTTCCTCTCAATCATCCTGTTGGGGATCGCCTACGGTCGCTGGGGGATGTTCGCGCCCGGACCGCTCGCACACGGCGGTATCGGCTGGGACCGACTCATGCGCATCCTCGTACTCAGCGTCGACGGCTTCTTCGGCTTCCTGACGCAACTCGTCGCGGCGTGGATCGCGCTGTTCCTCCTGTACGCGGGGTTCCTCAAGTCGTACGGCGCGTTCGACCTCATCATGCGGTTGGCGTTCCGTTCGGCGCGGTACATCGACTCCGGTATCGCCCAGACGGCGGTGTTGGCCTCCGCGATAATCGGCTCCGTCAACGGGAGCCAGACGGCGAACGCCGGAATGACCGGGTCGTTCACCATCCCGCTGATGAAGCGAAACGGGATGAAACCCGAGACCTCCGGTGCGATCGAAGCCGTTGCATCTACCTCCGGACAGGTACTCCCGCCGGTGATGGGCGCGGCCGCGTTCATCATGGCCTCTCTCATCACGGGCATCACGTACGCCGACGTCATCGTCGCCGGCCTGATTCCGGCGGCGGTGCTCGTCGTGACCATCTTCATCGCGGTCCACTACGTCTCGGTGCCGCAGCTCGACGACACCGACCCCGAGAAGCTCATCGCCGATCCGATGCCGCGCTCGGAGTTCCTGACCGAGACCATCAAGTACGGCATCCCGCTCGCCGTCCTCATCTACCAGCTCGGAATCGTGCAGGTGACCGTGATGACGGCGGCGCTGTGGACGGCGACGGCGATGCTGGCCACCGGCACGCTGATTCCGCTGCTGCAGGCGAGCGCAGGTGTCAGCGACGAGACGACGAGTCAGTCGGCCCGCCGGAGCGTCTGGGAGACGTTAGACGGCGCGCGCGAGGGCGTCGTCGTACTCGCGCCGGTTGCGATTATCCTCGGCGCGATCAACGGCGTCGTCGACATACTCACCGCGACCGGAGTGCCGACATCCATCTCACTGACGCTGATGCAGTTGGCGGGCGGCCAACTCTGGCTCGCCGCCATCCTGGCGATGATTATCTGTATCATCCTCGGGCTGGGGATGCCGACGACGGCGTCGTACACCATCGTCGCGCTGCTCATCGCGCCGACGCTCATCAACCAGTTCTTCCTGCCGGAGCTGGCGGCGCACTTCTTCGTGTTCTACGCGGCGATTCTGGCGGGACTCACCCCGCCGATTGCGACCTGTGTCGCGGTGGCCTGCGGTATCGCGGGCGCGGACTTCTGGAAGAGCTGCTGGGAGGCGATCAAGCTCTCGGCACCGCTTTTCATCCTGCCGTTCACCTTCATCTACCACCCCGAAGTCGTCTCCGGTACGTTCGATTCGCTGGCGTTGACCTCGGGGGCGTTCGCGATGCTGGGCGCGATTGCGATGATTCACGGCATCAACTACCCGTTCGCGTTCGCGAGGACTATCTCGCTACCCGCCCGTCTCGCGTACGCCGTACTCGGCTTCGTCACGATGGTTCATCCCTCGCGGACGATACAGCTGTTCGCGCTGGGCGTCGTCGTCGCGATGTACATCGTCCAAGCGATCGCCGGCCGGCCGGACCCCGTCGGCGTTCTCCGAAGTTCGCTCGGGTTCTCCGGTGACGGACGACCGCAGGCGGGCGGAGCGAAGCGAGAGTAG
- a CDS encoding dihydrodipicolinate synthase family protein, with amino-acid sequence MTEPITGVVAPVVTPINEHGDLAVDRVADSVAFTLECGCHAVVASGTGVQETAALAPEERKTLISETVDAVDGRKPVLAGVSYPAQSVVADLVSHAEDAGVDGLLAMPPWGMPPSHDAIVRYYEAIAAETELPILVYNNPAVTVDMAKETMLAVARIDGVEYVKESSRDWQKVGWLLERIHHAGHAEVFTTMDVLLPTLQAGGSGAVIPAPATVPAMRVYEAYRDGDLETAVRAQRSFGTFPPDEVTTGLTAVCKAATRLSGVDVGPPRPPYDDVGDDGLAAIDAWLDEQDVPTL; translated from the coding sequence ATGACAGAACCGATCACGGGTGTCGTCGCACCAGTGGTAACGCCGATAAACGAACACGGTGACCTCGCTGTCGACCGAGTCGCCGACAGCGTGGCGTTCACGCTGGAGTGCGGGTGTCACGCCGTCGTCGCCTCCGGAACCGGAGTCCAAGAGACCGCCGCGCTCGCACCCGAGGAACGGAAGACGCTGATAAGCGAGACTGTCGACGCCGTCGACGGGCGAAAACCGGTGCTCGCGGGCGTCTCCTACCCCGCTCAGTCGGTCGTCGCCGACTTAGTCTCTCACGCCGAGGACGCGGGCGTCGACGGACTGCTCGCTATGCCGCCGTGGGGGATGCCGCCGAGTCACGACGCTATCGTCCGCTACTACGAGGCCATCGCCGCCGAGACGGAGCTCCCGATTCTCGTCTACAACAACCCCGCCGTGACGGTCGACATGGCGAAAGAGACGATGCTGGCGGTCGCCCGAATCGACGGCGTCGAGTACGTCAAGGAGAGTTCGCGGGACTGGCAGAAAGTCGGGTGGCTCCTCGAACGCATCCACCACGCGGGACACGCCGAGGTGTTCACGACGATGGACGTTCTCCTCCCGACGCTGCAGGCCGGCGGGTCGGGCGCGGTCATCCCCGCTCCGGCGACGGTTCCCGCGATGCGGGTCTACGAAGCGTACCGCGACGGCGACCTGGAGACGGCGGTCCGCGCCCAGCGTAGTTTCGGCACGTTCCCCCCGGACGAGGTGACGACGGGGCTCACCGCCGTCTGTAAGGCCGCGACGCGTCTCTCGGGGGTCGACGTCGGTCCGCCGCGGCCGCCGTACGACGACGTCGGTGACGACGGCCTGGCGGCCATCGACGCGTGGCTCGACGAACAGGACGTCCCGACGCTGTAG
- a CDS encoding acyl-CoA dehydrogenase family protein: protein MSGYFASELALSPRQQAVREEIRSVCREFDDAYWRERDAEGEYPHEFVDALAEDGWLGILLPEEYGGKGYGTEETVAMMYEIARSGAGFSGAQTVHAAIYNSAPLVKYGSDELKEDLLPRVASGEAWIQCFSLTEPTAGSESTAMTTRAEREGDEYVVNGEKLWTSRIDVSDYLVLAARTTPYDEVEKKTKGVSLFLVDIERGIDEGSIQLEEIEKTVSGVVSSFRVTYDDLRIPADQLIGVEDEGFYQVLDGLNEERLVIAAEAIGLGELAIEKGVDYANEREVFDRPIGKNQAVQHPLAAAFARVQAAKQFTFDAAKRTDDDRKAVGARANAAKYLAADATFEAADAAVQAHGGRGVAREYDVERYLREARLTRLVPITQELALNYLGENVLDLPRSF from the coding sequence ATGTCAGGCTATTTCGCCAGTGAACTGGCGCTGTCTCCCAGACAGCAGGCCGTTCGGGAAGAGATTCGGTCGGTGTGCCGCGAGTTCGACGACGCCTACTGGCGCGAACGGGACGCCGAAGGGGAGTATCCCCACGAGTTCGTCGACGCTCTCGCCGAGGACGGCTGGCTCGGAATCCTCCTCCCGGAGGAGTACGGCGGCAAAGGCTACGGAACCGAAGAGACGGTGGCGATGATGTACGAGATCGCCAGAAGCGGCGCCGGCTTCAGCGGCGCACAGACGGTCCACGCGGCCATCTACAACTCGGCACCGCTCGTCAAGTACGGCAGCGACGAACTCAAGGAGGATTTGCTCCCGCGCGTCGCCAGCGGCGAGGCGTGGATCCAGTGTTTCAGCCTCACCGAACCGACGGCCGGGTCGGAGTCGACCGCGATGACGACTCGCGCCGAGCGCGAGGGCGACGAGTACGTCGTCAACGGCGAGAAGCTCTGGACATCCCGAATCGACGTGAGCGACTACCTCGTGTTGGCCGCACGAACGACGCCCTACGACGAGGTCGAGAAGAAGACGAAGGGCGTCTCGCTGTTCCTCGTCGACATCGAGCGGGGAATCGACGAGGGGAGCATCCAGTTAGAGGAGATAGAGAAGACCGTCAGCGGCGTCGTCAGCTCCTTCCGCGTCACCTACGACGACCTCCGCATCCCAGCCGACCAGCTAATCGGCGTCGAGGACGAGGGGTTCTACCAAGTTCTCGACGGGCTCAACGAGGAGCGGTTGGTCATCGCCGCCGAGGCGATCGGACTCGGCGAACTCGCTATCGAGAAGGGCGTCGACTACGCGAACGAGCGCGAGGTGTTCGACCGCCCCATCGGGAAGAATCAGGCGGTCCAACACCCGCTGGCCGCGGCGTTCGCCCGCGTGCAGGCCGCAAAGCAGTTCACCTTCGACGCGGCGAAACGAACGGACGACGACCGGAAAGCCGTCGGGGCGCGGGCGAACGCCGCGAAGTACCTCGCCGCGGACGCGACGTTCGAGGCCGCCGACGCCGCCGTGCAGGCCCACGGCGGACGGGGCGTCGCCCGCGAGTACGACGTCGAACGATACCTGCGCGAGGCGCGACTCACGCGCTTAGTTCCCATCACGCAGGAACTGGCGCTGAACTACCTCGGGGAGAACGTGCTCGACCTCCCCCGGTCGTTCTGA
- a CDS encoding MaoC family dehydratase: MSDNDNATDETTETRLVEGWQGRYYEDFEVGDVYKHPFGRTVTETDNVWMTNVTMNLNPMHFNEAYAAETEFGERLVDGTFVIALAVGMSVIDISVNATANLGYDRIRHHAPVFHGDTIFAESEVLEKRESSSRDHVGIVTTELRAYNEEGTKVLSMERTPMVLKREYAQPTAAQPPGWPEGIGTQPTDGEADD, translated from the coding sequence ATGAGCGACAACGACAACGCGACGGACGAAACGACGGAGACCCGACTCGTAGAGGGATGGCAAGGCCGGTATTACGAGGACTTCGAGGTGGGCGACGTGTACAAACACCCCTTCGGACGCACCGTCACCGAGACGGACAACGTCTGGATGACGAACGTGACGATGAACCTCAACCCGATGCACTTCAACGAGGCGTACGCCGCCGAGACCGAGTTCGGCGAGCGACTCGTCGACGGCACGTTCGTCATCGCGCTCGCCGTCGGGATGAGCGTCATCGACATCTCGGTCAACGCCACCGCGAACCTCGGCTACGACCGGATTCGACACCACGCGCCGGTGTTCCACGGCGACACCATCTTCGCCGAGAGCGAAGTGCTGGAGAAGCGCGAGAGCTCCTCGCGGGACCACGTCGGCATCGTCACCACCGAACTTCGAGCGTACAACGAGGAGGGGACGAAAGTGCTGTCGATGGAGCGCACCCCGATGGTGCTGAAGCGCGAGTACGCCCAGCCGACCGCCGCACAGCCGCCGGGGTGGCCCGAGGGAATCGGCACACAGCCGACCGACGGAGAGGCGGATGACTGA
- a CDS encoding TAXI family TRAP transporter solute-binding subunit — protein sequence MSDDSNRRRDVLKGLATLGTIGLAGCSDSSGGGGNNSSGGGGSGGDQYQMVIAGAGSGTSTQQAAQALARAASQHSDSLSITVQVTDGWTANLYEFDGGNFDTLGVDNNSLAKAMSESGPFAEDAVDSLPMQGFVFTNLEMHWVAMEGSDIQSTADLQDGGYTIYPIQPGFGTRLLTEEVIKEAGLWEPNEILNVDTTDIPGAVEEDRVDALCVYGANGVNLSSWVQEVDVRSNGRLYLMEVDDNFRQAIENVPGALLNDWEEYPYEWEQEVNNVTETTTSWVLAGQWAFGPDVPASAAREVARLSAEHHEAIRQADPTAIDHSGIESMTSAVMPDLEIHPGVAQYWKDNNAWNDEWTEGSTNE from the coding sequence ATGTCAGACGATAGCAATCGGCGTCGGGATGTTTTAAAAGGATTGGCGACGCTCGGAACGATCGGATTGGCCGGTTGTTCCGACTCGAGCGGTGGCGGCGGCAACAACAGCAGCGGTGGCGGCGGTAGCGGCGGCGACCAGTATCAGATGGTCATCGCAGGGGCGGGGTCCGGCACGTCGACGCAGCAGGCCGCGCAGGCGCTCGCACGCGCCGCGAGCCAACACAGCGACAGCCTCTCCATCACCGTCCAGGTGACGGACGGGTGGACCGCGAACCTCTACGAGTTCGACGGCGGAAACTTCGACACGCTCGGGGTGGACAACAACTCGTTGGCGAAAGCGATGAGCGAGAGCGGTCCGTTCGCGGAGGACGCGGTCGACTCGCTTCCGATGCAAGGGTTCGTGTTCACTAACCTCGAAATGCACTGGGTGGCGATGGAGGGGTCGGACATCCAGTCGACCGCCGACCTCCAGGACGGCGGCTACACCATCTACCCGATACAACCGGGCTTCGGTACTCGGCTGCTCACGGAGGAGGTCATCAAGGAAGCCGGTCTCTGGGAACCGAACGAGATACTCAACGTCGACACGACCGACATCCCGGGTGCCGTCGAAGAGGACCGCGTGGACGCGCTCTGTGTGTACGGTGCCAACGGCGTCAACCTCTCCAGTTGGGTGCAGGAGGTCGACGTCCGCAGTAACGGTCGCCTCTATCTCATGGAAGTCGACGACAACTTCCGTCAGGCGATCGAGAACGTCCCCGGTGCGCTTCTCAACGACTGGGAGGAGTACCCGTACGAGTGGGAACAGGAGGTCAACAACGTCACCGAGACGACGACGTCGTGGGTTCTCGCCGGGCAGTGGGCGTTCGGTCCGGACGTCCCCGCCAGCGCGGCCCGCGAGGTCGCGCGTCTCTCCGCGGAACACCACGAGGCGATTCGACAGGCCGACCCGACGGCGATCGACCACTCGGGCATCGAATCGATGACCTCCGCGGTCATGCCGGACCTCGAAATCCACCCGGGCGTCGCCCAGTACTGGAAGGATAACAACGCCTGGAACGACGAGTGGACCGAAGGGTCGACGAACGAGTAA
- a CDS encoding NAD(P)-dependent oxidoreductase gives MPETVGIVGLGNIGGQIAEVLADAYSVVVFDIDPARVEALEQQGASGADSAAAVGERADIVFLSLPGDGALHAATLSDDGVLRGLDAGDVLVDTSTVSPAASERVADACEAADVEFLDAPVSGGARNAERGTLTVLVGGSDETVERVRPVLETISETIHHVGPTGVGVTLKVVNNYVLGLNQLVLFEALSMARAAGIDDKTFTRTLADSSGASYALDRDMERFVIPDEYDSEFTLSLMRKDVSLAESFAADNDVPLLLGGASGLYRIGEAMGYGELDASAIVKLYEALRTER, from the coding sequence ATGCCGGAAACCGTCGGTATCGTCGGGCTGGGAAACATCGGCGGACAGATAGCCGAGGTGCTGGCCGACGCGTACAGTGTCGTCGTCTTCGACATCGACCCCGCGCGGGTGGAGGCGCTCGAACAGCAGGGCGCGTCGGGAGCGGATTCCGCGGCGGCCGTCGGGGAACGTGCGGATATCGTCTTCCTCTCGCTCCCCGGCGACGGAGCGCTGCACGCCGCGACGCTGAGCGACGACGGGGTGTTGCGCGGATTGGATGCGGGAGACGTGCTCGTCGACACGAGCACCGTCTCTCCCGCGGCGTCCGAGCGCGTCGCCGACGCCTGCGAGGCCGCCGACGTCGAGTTCCTTGACGCCCCCGTTAGCGGCGGCGCGCGAAACGCCGAGAGAGGGACGCTCACCGTCCTCGTCGGCGGATCCGACGAGACGGTCGAACGGGTTCGACCCGTGCTGGAGACGATCAGCGAGACGATTCACCACGTCGGGCCGACCGGCGTGGGCGTGACGCTCAAGGTAGTGAACAACTACGTGCTCGGCCTGAATCAGTTGGTCCTCTTCGAGGCGCTGTCGATGGCGCGAGCGGCGGGTATCGACGACAAGACGTTCACACGGACGCTCGCCGACTCGTCCGGCGCGTCCTACGCGCTCGACCGGGATATGGAACGGTTCGTCATCCCCGACGAGTACGACTCCGAGTTCACCCTGTCGCTGATGCGCAAGGACGTCTCGCTGGCCGAATCGTTCGCTGCCGACAACGACGTTCCCCTTCTGTTGGGCGGAGCCAGCGGCCTCTACCGCATCGGGGAGGCGATGGGGTACGGCGAGTTGGACGCTTCGGCCATCGTGAAACTGTACGAGGCGCTGAGAACGGAGCGATGA
- a CDS encoding NAD(P)-dependent oxidoreductase, translating to MFASRSSVPLRPTSIRRNAGRGNSRRGELRRSSEVSRRMVAVGVVGLGQMGGPIAEHLVAEHSVTAFDLDRSAVERLEAHGATPADTAADAAAGADVVFLSLPTPDVVETVVEEAAEAFDSGSVLVDLSTSTPSTTERVAALLDDRDVDVLGAPVSGGPSGARAGSLSVMVGGDEAVYEACLPLFESFAADVLHVGERPGHGHAVKLLNNYLSFAGFLATSEAVALGRAAGLDGETLVDAFSAGSGRNSATEEKFPNYVLTGEYDMGFPLELMEKDIRLFAEFAEAHDASALLGGVVRNLVGYARVRQGGEADMTRAYEFVEQQMMRR from the coding sequence ATCTTCGCGTCACGGAGTTCCGTACCGCTACGTCCGACGAGCATCCGTCGGAACGCAGGTCGCGGAAATTCGAGGCGTGGGGAGTTAAGACGGTCGAGCGAGGTTAGTCGACGTATGGTAGCCGTAGGAGTCGTCGGACTCGGCCAGATGGGCGGTCCGATAGCCGAACACCTCGTAGCGGAGCACAGCGTGACCGCGTTCGACCTCGACCGCAGCGCCGTGGAACGACTGGAGGCGCACGGAGCGACCCCCGCCGACACCGCCGCCGACGCCGCCGCCGGTGCCGACGTGGTGTTTCTCTCGCTTCCGACGCCCGACGTCGTCGAGACGGTCGTCGAGGAGGCCGCGGAGGCGTTCGATTCGGGCTCGGTTCTCGTCGACCTCTCGACGTCGACGCCGTCGACGACCGAACGCGTCGCCGCGCTGCTCGACGACCGCGACGTCGACGTACTCGGCGCGCCGGTCAGCGGCGGACCCTCCGGGGCCCGCGCGGGGTCGCTCTCGGTCATGGTCGGTGGCGACGAGGCGGTCTACGAGGCGTGTCTCCCGCTGTTCGAGTCGTTCGCGGCCGACGTGCTCCACGTCGGCGAACGGCCGGGTCACGGTCACGCCGTGAAACTGCTCAACAACTATCTGTCGTTCGCAGGGTTCCTGGCGACCTCCGAGGCGGTCGCGCTCGGCCGCGCGGCCGGACTCGACGGCGAGACGCTCGTGGACGCGTTCAGCGCCGGGAGCGGTCGCAACAGCGCGACGGAGGAGAAGTTCCCGAACTACGTGCTCACCGGCGAGTACGACATGGGCTTCCCGCTCGAACTGATGGAGAAGGACATCCGCCTGTTCGCGGAGTTCGCGGAGGCCCACGACGCGTCCGCGCTCCTGGGCGGCGTCGTCCGGAACCTGGTCGGTTACGCTCGGGTCCGGCAGGGCGGCGAGGCGGACATGACCCGCGCCTACGAGTTCGTCGAGCAGCAGATGATGCGGAGGTAG